A window of the Tunturibacter empetritectus genome harbors these coding sequences:
- a CDS encoding alpha-amylase family glycosyl hydrolase: protein MITSLRTPRHLLSFCLACSLSAAAPLASSQTLARPGWVGSGITTDLWWQRAIIYEINPVDFSPAGDSPLHGIVHRLDYIHSLGTDAILLTHLQSDPTHAETIDPALGSLDEFDDLLREASSRHLRVLLDLDPAIPAEDLPNVARFWLNRGIAGFHVSGTNEAAHQQAATLRTTTVSYLGQRILIADADPNLVATAQPQPQPQPATRGRHHAHSRSRRQAHTTTQPRSTVLDTQSPQLLLDDRLGAITPLNASTIRPLIDRLQDIQQAGHSLPLLATDGPTFTRSMSRYADGQHDLAIAKLVATLLFTTRAESLLYYGQELGVRSPSLSRAATPLILWDAPPLPPQPAPAPVSETYVPYKPTTSETYVPYKPASQTPVTNNPPTTTANYSPDATPNAALEDADPDSLLNWYRQLAALHHGNSTLALGTSLTINRDDQNVLVLIRKPKLVSATSPVMILLFNLTAHPVILSVKADTTRLDLRGSFLRSVLRSDDNIGTMNLEQMTLAPYAAFIGELRY, encoded by the coding sequence ATGATCACCTCCCTCCGAACTCCCCGACATCTTCTCTCCTTCTGTCTCGCCTGCTCTCTCAGCGCAGCCGCTCCCCTCGCCTCATCGCAGACTCTCGCCCGCCCCGGCTGGGTTGGCTCCGGCATCACCACCGACCTCTGGTGGCAGCGCGCCATCATCTATGAGATCAACCCAGTCGACTTCAGCCCGGCCGGAGACAGCCCCCTTCATGGCATCGTCCATCGTCTCGACTACATCCACTCCCTCGGAACCGACGCCATCCTGCTCACGCATCTGCAGTCCGACCCCACTCATGCCGAGACCATCGATCCCGCCCTCGGCTCCCTCGACGAGTTCGACGATCTCCTTCGCGAAGCCAGCAGCCGTCATCTCCGCGTCCTGCTCGACCTCGACCCCGCCATACCCGCCGAGGACCTGCCCAACGTCGCGCGCTTCTGGCTCAACCGGGGCATCGCCGGCTTTCATGTCAGCGGCACCAACGAAGCCGCCCACCAACAGGCTGCAACCCTTCGCACCACAACCGTCAGCTACCTCGGCCAACGCATCCTCATCGCCGATGCGGACCCCAATTTAGTCGCAACCGCCCAGCCTCAACCGCAGCCGCAGCCCGCCACCCGAGGCCGCCACCACGCACACTCCCGCTCACGGCGGCAAGCACACACTACCACCCAGCCACGCAGCACCGTGCTCGACACGCAATCCCCGCAGCTCCTGCTCGACGACCGCCTCGGCGCTATCACCCCACTCAACGCATCCACCATCCGCCCCCTTATCGACCGCCTCCAGGACATCCAGCAAGCCGGCCACAGCCTTCCGCTCCTCGCCACCGATGGCCCCACCTTCACCCGCAGCATGAGCCGCTACGCCGACGGCCAGCACGACCTCGCTATCGCCAAATTGGTCGCAACTCTTCTCTTTACCACCCGCGCCGAGTCGCTGCTCTACTATGGGCAGGAACTCGGCGTCCGTTCTCCCTCTCTCTCCCGCGCAGCCACACCGCTGATTCTGTGGGACGCACCTCCTCTGCCCCCACAACCTGCCCCTGCTCCCGTCAGCGAAACTTACGTCCCGTACAAGCCCACCACCAGCGAGACCTACGTCCCCTACAAACCTGCCAGCCAGACGCCAGTTACAAACAACCCCCCGACGACCACGGCCAACTATTCACCCGATGCCACGCCGAACGCCGCTCTCGAGGACGCCGACCCCGACTCTCTCCTCAACTGGTATCGCCAGCTCGCCGCGCTCCATCATGGCAACTCCACCCTCGCTTTGGGGACCAGCCTCACCATCAACCGCGACGATCAAAACGTTCTAGTGCTGATCCGTAAACCAAAGCTCGTCTCGGCTACGTCTCCAGTCATGATCCTGCTCTTCAACCTCACGGCGCATCCCGTCATCCTGTCGGTCAAAGCAGATACAACAAGGCTCGATCTGCGTGGAAGCTTCCTCCGCTCGGTGTTGCGCTCAGACGACAACATCGGCACGATGAATCTCGAACAGATGACGCTCGCCCCATACGCCGCGTTCATCGGCGAACTCCGCTACTAG
- a CDS encoding M20/M25/M40 family metallo-hydrolase, which produces MKGLAAFGMGAALFFVQPGVAQMGAPDTPPPVSMPAIHGPLAAKYKADADRILQASETDDDGYVALTYLCDHIGKRLSGSPQLNTAVEWGADLMRKAGLENVTVQPVMVPHWVRGEESGAIVAPVTKPLHMLGLGMSVGTPKGGITAEAVFVPSFEALDALSPEQVKGKIVVFNPGWHGYGVNVMYRAIGPSKAAAKGAVGVLVRSATGLAMQTPHTGSLYYDEKVTKIPAAAISIEDALMIERLCKEGPVKVHLQMDAHMEPEVKAGNVIGEIVGSEHPEQVVVIGGHIDSWDVGQGAQDDGSGIMGTFQAVTLIHKLGLKPKRTIRLVFWVNEENGEAGGKAYRKMIGPKIGEQVAAIEMDEGAEKPLGIGFGGFESLMPGAPPFDLSKLPPDQQQSFAALQDIASLLGSIGADKVLPGGGGSDIEPLTDDGVPALAPRTEDLHYFDWHHTEADTLDKVDPKEFRKSAAMLSVVAYVLADMDGRLAGKVAVAAK; this is translated from the coding sequence ATGAAAGGTCTTGCTGCTTTTGGTATGGGGGCTGCACTGTTTTTTGTTCAGCCGGGGGTCGCACAGATGGGCGCGCCGGATACGCCGCCGCCGGTCTCGATGCCGGCTATCCATGGGCCGCTCGCGGCGAAGTATAAGGCAGATGCGGATCGAATTTTGCAAGCAAGCGAGACGGATGACGATGGATATGTGGCGCTGACGTATCTGTGCGATCACATTGGCAAGCGGCTGAGCGGATCGCCGCAGCTCAACACGGCAGTCGAATGGGGCGCGGATCTGATGCGCAAGGCCGGCCTCGAGAACGTGACCGTTCAGCCGGTGATGGTTCCGCATTGGGTGAGGGGGGAGGAGTCGGGCGCGATCGTTGCGCCGGTGACGAAGCCGCTGCATATGCTGGGACTCGGCATGAGCGTGGGCACACCGAAGGGAGGCATTACGGCTGAGGCAGTGTTTGTGCCGAGCTTTGAGGCGCTGGATGCGTTGTCGCCGGAGCAGGTGAAGGGAAAGATCGTGGTGTTCAATCCGGGCTGGCATGGCTATGGAGTGAACGTGATGTATCGCGCGATTGGGCCGTCGAAGGCTGCGGCGAAGGGTGCAGTGGGCGTGCTGGTGCGGTCGGCTACGGGGCTGGCGATGCAGACACCGCATACGGGGTCGCTCTACTACGACGAGAAGGTGACGAAGATTCCTGCGGCCGCCATTTCAATCGAAGACGCGTTGATGATCGAGCGGCTGTGCAAAGAAGGGCCGGTGAAGGTGCACCTCCAAATGGACGCGCACATGGAGCCGGAGGTGAAGGCCGGTAATGTGATCGGCGAGATTGTTGGCAGCGAGCATCCGGAGCAGGTGGTGGTGATTGGCGGACACATCGACTCGTGGGATGTGGGCCAGGGCGCGCAGGATGATGGCTCGGGCATCATGGGAACGTTTCAGGCGGTGACGCTGATTCATAAGCTTGGGCTGAAACCAAAGCGGACGATCCGCCTGGTGTTCTGGGTGAATGAAGAGAATGGCGAGGCAGGCGGAAAGGCGTATCGAAAGATGATTGGGCCGAAGATCGGCGAACAGGTTGCGGCGATCGAGATGGATGAAGGAGCGGAAAAGCCGCTGGGGATTGGGTTTGGCGGGTTCGAGTCGCTGATGCCAGGCGCGCCGCCGTTTGACTTGAGCAAGCTGCCGCCGGATCAACAGCAGTCGTTTGCGGCGTTGCAGGATATCGCTTCGCTACTGGGGTCGATCGGTGCGGATAAAGTACTGCCGGGCGGAGGTGGATCGGACATCGAGCCGCTTACCGATGACGGAGTTCCTGCGCTGGCTCCGCGGACCGAGGATCTGCACTACTTCGACTGGCATCACACCGAGGCGGACACGCTGGATAAGGTCGATCCGAAGGAGTTTCGGAAGAGCGCGGCTATGTTGTCCGTCGTGGCTTATGTGCTGGCGGATATGGATGGCCGCTTGGCGGGGAAGGTCGCTGTAGCGGCGAAGTAG
- a CDS encoding VOC family protein, giving the protein MNRSKRPAFLFAVFLACTLAASAQTAPLRPRILGISHVGFFVSDLPKALDFWHGLLGYDELYDLRNPDGTVHIAFIKINDHQHVELFNQQPLTDSGHLNHIAFTVSNAEQMRRYLASRGVTVDSKVSNGKIGDLNFEIKDPDGNLIEFVEPQPDGMEARNAGKFLPATRISDSIYHLGFLVGSSEKSIKFYGEVLGFHEFWRGSSNGTQLSWIDMQVPDGNDYVEFMLYRDLPAPDKRGGQEHISLLVPDVAKSIATLEARPAFESYGKPIAPHTGVNGKRQVNLFDPDGTRAELMESDTANGKPVPPSTAPPPR; this is encoded by the coding sequence ATGAATCGAAGCAAAAGACCAGCGTTTCTCTTCGCCGTCTTCTTAGCCTGCACCCTCGCCGCTTCGGCTCAAACCGCGCCCCTCCGCCCCCGCATCCTCGGCATCTCGCACGTCGGTTTCTTCGTCTCCGATCTTCCAAAAGCGCTCGACTTCTGGCACGGCCTACTCGGTTACGACGAGCTCTACGATCTTAGGAACCCAGACGGCACTGTCCACATTGCCTTCATAAAGATCAACGATCACCAGCACGTTGAACTCTTCAACCAGCAGCCACTGACAGACTCTGGCCATCTCAACCACATCGCCTTTACGGTTTCAAATGCTGAGCAGATGCGCCGTTACCTCGCCTCTCGCGGCGTTACGGTCGACAGCAAAGTCAGCAACGGCAAGATCGGCGACCTGAACTTCGAGATCAAAGATCCTGACGGCAATCTCATCGAGTTCGTCGAACCCCAGCCGGACGGCATGGAGGCTCGCAACGCCGGCAAATTCCTGCCTGCAACGCGCATCTCCGACTCCATCTATCACCTCGGCTTTCTCGTCGGCAGCAGCGAAAAGTCCATCAAGTTTTATGGCGAAGTTCTCGGCTTTCACGAGTTCTGGCGCGGCAGCTCCAACGGAACACAACTAAGCTGGATCGACATGCAGGTGCCCGACGGCAACGACTACGTCGAGTTCATGCTCTACCGCGACCTTCCTGCACCCGATAAACGCGGCGGCCAAGAGCACATCTCACTTCTCGTGCCCGACGTCGCAAAGTCCATCGCAACCCTCGAGGCTCGCCCCGCGTTCGAAAGTTACGGCAAGCCCATCGCTCCACACACCGGCGTCAACGGCAAGCGCCAAGTCAACCTCTTCGACCCCGACGGCACTCGCGCCGAGCTGATGGAGTCCGACACCGCCAATGGCAAACCCGTTCCACCGTCTACGGCACCACCACCGCGCTGA
- the amaB gene encoding L-piperidine-6-carboxylate dehydrogenase, whose translation MTIQQEVESILATLGVPAAATTKGELTVRTPITGEVIAQVPTITAEAAQKAIVQAHAAYLEWRNVPAPKRGELIRILGEELRANIEPLGRLVTIETGKLLSEGQGEVQEMIDICTFAAGLSRQLAGLTVPSERSKHRMMETWHPLGVVGVISAFNFPVAVWSWNAALALVCGDAVVWKPSEKTPLTALATQAIFERAAKKFGNTPAGLATLLIGDAKVGEQLVDSPLIPLVSATGSTAMGRAVAPKLAARFAKAILELGGNNAAIVAPTADLDLTLRAIAFSAMGTAGQRCTTLRRLIVHESVYDKLVPQLKKVYGSVVIGDPGAQGTLVGPLIDERSFNAMQKSLEEARSAGATITGGERISTQIDNKQNPAAFYVRPALVEISSQAEVVKRETFAPILYVLKYTDFAGALALHNDVPQGLSSSIFTMNLREAELFLSATGSDCGIANVNIGTSGAEIGGAFGGEKETGGGRESGSDAWKQYMRRATNTINYGTDLPLAQGVSFDIS comes from the coding sequence ATGACGATCCAGCAAGAAGTCGAATCCATCCTCGCCACCCTCGGCGTCCCTGCGGCCGCAACCACCAAAGGCGAGCTTACCGTTCGCACACCGATCACCGGCGAAGTTATCGCGCAGGTCCCCACCATCACCGCCGAGGCCGCCCAAAAAGCTATTGTCCAGGCGCACGCCGCCTATCTCGAGTGGCGCAACGTTCCTGCTCCCAAACGAGGAGAACTCATCCGCATTCTCGGCGAAGAACTCCGCGCCAATATCGAACCTCTGGGCCGCCTCGTCACCATCGAAACCGGCAAGCTGCTCTCCGAAGGCCAGGGCGAGGTTCAGGAGATGATCGACATCTGCACCTTCGCGGCCGGACTTTCGCGCCAGCTAGCCGGACTCACCGTTCCTTCTGAACGCAGCAAGCATCGCATGATGGAGACCTGGCACCCCCTCGGCGTCGTCGGCGTTATCTCCGCCTTCAACTTCCCTGTTGCCGTGTGGAGCTGGAACGCCGCCCTTGCGCTCGTCTGCGGAGACGCCGTCGTCTGGAAGCCCAGCGAAAAAACTCCGCTGACCGCCCTCGCCACGCAAGCCATATTCGAGCGGGCGGCAAAGAAGTTCGGCAATACTCCGGCTGGCTTGGCGACCCTCCTCATCGGCGATGCCAAGGTTGGCGAACAACTGGTCGACAGTCCACTCATCCCACTCGTCTCTGCCACGGGATCGACTGCGATGGGCCGCGCTGTAGCTCCGAAGCTCGCCGCGCGCTTCGCCAAGGCCATCCTCGAGCTCGGCGGCAACAACGCAGCCATCGTCGCCCCCACTGCGGACCTCGACCTCACCCTCCGCGCCATCGCCTTCTCTGCAATGGGCACCGCCGGCCAGCGTTGCACTACACTGCGCCGCCTGATCGTCCACGAGAGCGTCTATGACAAGCTCGTTCCGCAGCTCAAGAAGGTCTACGGCTCGGTCGTCATCGGCGACCCAGGAGCACAAGGCACCCTGGTAGGCCCGCTCATCGACGAACGATCCTTCAACGCGATGCAGAAGTCGCTCGAAGAGGCTCGCAGCGCTGGCGCGACCATCACCGGAGGCGAACGCATCTCCACCCAGATAGACAACAAGCAAAACCCCGCGGCCTTCTACGTTCGCCCCGCCCTCGTCGAGATCTCGTCGCAGGCCGAGGTCGTCAAGCGCGAGACCTTCGCTCCCATCCTCTACGTCCTCAAGTACACCGACTTCGCCGGCGCGCTCGCCCTACACAACGATGTACCCCAGGGACTCTCGTCGTCGATCTTCACTATGAACCTCCGCGAGGCCGAGCTCTTCCTCTCAGCCACTGGCTCCGACTGCGGCATCGCCAACGTCAACATCGGCACCTCCGGCGCGGAGATCGGCGGAGCGTTCGGCGGCGAGAAAGAGACTGGAGGCGGACGCGAATCCGGCTCCGACGCGTGGAAGCAGTACATGCGCCGCGCCACCAACACCATCAACTACGGCACCGATCTGCCACTGGCGCAGGGAGTCAGCTTCGACATCAGCTAG
- a CDS encoding beta strand repeat-containing protein: MTHIALFLFFRRAQIRQILSAVLLLALACFFGVIAGCGGSSSGTTPPPQGIPPANLVYPQTTVTVTVGNAIVSDTPTVTGTVTSFAVSPALSAGLGLSASTGAISGTPTAVTAQASYIITATNSAGSTTATVQIAVNLAPPTNVVYPQTTITAIVGQAIATDTPTVTGTVATFAVSPVLPAGLSLSASTGAISGTPTSATPQANYTVTATNSAGSTTATVQITVNLAPPTNLVYPQTTIAAIVGSSIATDTPTVTGTVTSFAVSPALPAGLSLSASTGAISGTPTTVTPQATYTITASNSAGSTTATVQITVNLAPPTNLVYPQTTIAAIVGSSIATDTPTVTGTVTSFAVSPALPAGLSLSASTGAISGTPTTVTPQATYTITATNSAGSTTATVQITVNLTPPTNLVYPQTAITAIVGQAIATDTPTVNGTVTTYTVSPALPAGLGLSASTGAISGTPTAATPQATYTVTATNSAGSTTATVQITVNLATPPTNLAYPQTTITSKVGQAIATDTPTVNGTVTTYTVSPALPAGLSLSASTGAISGTPTAATPQATYTITATNSAGSTTATVTITVASFTVFSLLDLGQTGSIVVMRLQPTRLFTQDGNGHWVLWDYTTTTELASGDGAGTPLYPSDMAGSVLAIGIANAVEVRSNVDGSLIATLTSPSLDPVPTVPPSAWWKLSTDGTYIASGYASGLSVWSTSNGHLLFSRHGDYSIANAFAASGQLQIALGPAGANVIETDSVPSGTSSVGPAFTANFNTWFTDGSHFLTNTPNLSPPANSPVYDVYTYSAATVQQGMLSLSDPGGLNGYANWFWTYTFNNILSLYPIGATTPTTTYTLDTDTVVIPSGSTLGVLPYGTPAASTIDLSGTTPTLSSSTALPVAYEHAFAALSPSLWAVGNVHGVVLDGPSATTTPRFFGYGTAYDIAAAPGNVVISTAIGKILEFETSSPTIVGSINFRAGKIVLSSDGSVLAASANPIDSQYEPDRTLNIYSLPAGTVTYNFPYQLTSHPQTTPDLSDFSLSGSGAALGQYLSTPNGSNTVYTRQVTPLSGSPIIWSDNPPSDLDFGNSAIFLSPDGTLVAVSTGAESSTSTTSIYKNGTLAATVNGYVVGWIDNNRVLVNTFGTDIRPETLPPYTGTVIYDATGAQLTTLNALPQLAPGLEGAGGFLTVDSNSIYSYYSIYSLTTGAVTWTEPLSLGGAQIQPQVGPSALSGNYLVFNYGARILVDLP; the protein is encoded by the coding sequence ATGACGCATATCGCGCTGTTCCTTTTCTTTAGACGGGCGCAGATTCGACAGATCCTTTCCGCAGTACTCCTTCTCGCCTTGGCATGCTTCTTCGGCGTAATTGCAGGCTGCGGGGGCAGCTCTTCGGGCACTACACCGCCGCCACAGGGAATCCCGCCTGCCAATCTGGTCTATCCACAGACCACCGTAACTGTAACCGTTGGCAATGCCATCGTTTCGGATACTCCGACCGTCACAGGAACAGTAACCAGCTTTGCCGTCAGCCCGGCGCTTTCTGCAGGCCTCGGCCTCAGCGCATCGACCGGCGCAATCTCCGGCACGCCAACCGCCGTTACGGCGCAAGCCAGCTACATCATCACCGCAACCAACTCAGCAGGTTCTACGACGGCGACGGTGCAGATCGCAGTGAACCTTGCTCCGCCCACAAATGTCGTCTATCCGCAGACCACCATCACCGCGATTGTCGGTCAGGCGATAGCCACCGATACGCCAACGGTCACCGGAACCGTGGCCACCTTCGCTGTGAGCCCAGTGCTTCCTGCGGGTCTTAGCCTCAGTGCATCAACCGGCGCAATCTCCGGCACGCCAACCTCTGCTACCCCGCAAGCCAACTACACCGTCACCGCAACCAACTCTGCTGGCAGCACAACGGCAACGGTGCAGATCACAGTGAACCTTGCTCCGCCAACAAACCTCGTCTATCCGCAGACCACCATCGCCGCGATTGTCGGCAGTTCCATCGCTACGGATACCCCAACCGTCACCGGGACTGTAACCAGCTTCGCCGTCAGCCCGGCGCTTCCTGCAGGTCTCAGCCTTAGTGCATCGACCGGCGCAATCTCCGGCACGCCAACCACTGTTACCCCGCAGGCCACCTACACCATCACCGCATCTAACTCTGCTGGCAGCACAACGGCAACGGTGCAGATCACAGTGAACCTTGCTCCGCCAACAAACCTCGTCTATCCGCAGACCACCATCGCCGCGATTGTCGGCAGTTCCATCGCTACGGATACCCCAACCGTCACCGGGACTGTAACCAGCTTCGCCGTCAGCCCGGCGCTTCCTGCAGGTCTCAGCCTTAGTGCATCGACCGGCGCAATCTCCGGCACGCCAACCACTGTTACCCCGCAGGCCACCTACACCATCACCGCGACCAACTCAGCCGGCAGCACGACGGCAACGGTGCAGATCACAGTGAACCTTACTCCCCCCACAAACCTTGTCTATCCACAGACCGCCATCACCGCGATTGTCGGCCAGGCCATCGCCACAGATACTCCAACCGTCAATGGAACAGTAACCACCTATACCGTCAGCCCGGCGCTTCCTGCAGGCCTCGGCCTCAGCGCATCGACCGGCGCAATCTCCGGCACGCCGACCGCCGCTACCCCACAAGCTACCTACACCGTCACCGCAACCAACTCCGCCGGCAGCACGACGGCAACTGTGCAGATCACAGTGAACCTTGCTACGCCGCCCACAAACCTTGCCTATCCGCAGACCACTATCACCTCGAAGGTCGGGCAGGCGATCGCCACCGACACTCCAACCGTCAATGGAACAGTAACCACCTACACGGTCAGCCCGGCGCTTCCCGCCGGCCTCAGCCTCAGCGCATCGACCGGCGCAATTTCCGGCACGCCTACCGCCGCTACCCCGCAAGCCACCTACACCATCACTGCAACCAACTCCGCCGGCTCCACGACCGCAACGGTCACCATTACAGTAGCCAGCTTCACCGTCTTCAGTCTGCTCGACCTCGGCCAGACCGGCTCGATTGTCGTCATGCGTCTCCAGCCCACCCGCCTCTTCACCCAGGACGGCAACGGTCATTGGGTGCTCTGGGACTACACGACCACGACAGAGCTCGCCAGCGGCGATGGGGCCGGCACCCCTCTTTATCCATCCGATATGGCCGGCTCCGTCCTCGCCATCGGCATCGCAAACGCGGTGGAAGTTCGTTCCAATGTTGATGGAAGCCTCATCGCCACCCTCACCTCTCCCAGCCTCGACCCAGTCCCCACCGTCCCCCCCTCCGCCTGGTGGAAGCTCTCCACCGACGGCACCTACATCGCCTCCGGCTACGCTTCCGGTCTCTCGGTTTGGAGCACCAGCAACGGACATCTCCTGTTCTCTCGCCACGGCGACTACTCGATTGCAAACGCCTTCGCCGCGTCCGGACAGCTTCAAATTGCCCTGGGGCCCGCCGGCGCCAACGTCATCGAAACCGACTCCGTTCCCTCCGGAACCTCCTCCGTCGGTCCTGCCTTCACCGCCAACTTCAACACCTGGTTTACCGACGGCAGCCACTTTCTCACCAACACGCCAAACCTCAGCCCGCCCGCAAATTCGCCAGTCTACGACGTCTACACCTACTCCGCGGCCACAGTCCAGCAAGGGATGCTATCGCTCAGCGACCCGGGCGGTCTCAACGGCTACGCCAATTGGTTCTGGACTTACACTTTCAACAACATCCTCAGCCTCTACCCGATCGGCGCCACCACTCCCACCACCACGTATACGTTGGACACCGACACCGTCGTCATTCCCTCTGGTTCCACCCTCGGCGTGCTCCCCTACGGAACCCCAGCGGCGTCCACCATCGACCTGTCCGGCACCACTCCAACCCTCAGCAGCAGCACCGCCCTTCCCGTCGCCTATGAGCACGCCTTTGCTGCCCTCTCTCCCAGCCTGTGGGCCGTAGGCAATGTGCATGGCGTCGTCCTCGACGGCCCGAGCGCCACTACCACGCCGCGTTTCTTCGGCTACGGCACCGCCTACGACATTGCGGCAGCCCCCGGCAATGTCGTCATCTCTACCGCCATCGGCAAGATTCTAGAGTTCGAAACTTCGTCCCCAACCATCGTTGGCTCTATCAACTTCCGCGCCGGAAAGATTGTCCTCTCCAGCGATGGATCGGTCCTCGCCGCCTCAGCCAACCCCATTGACTCCCAATACGAACCCGACCGAACTCTCAACATCTACTCTCTCCCCGCGGGCACCGTCACCTACAACTTCCCCTATCAACTCACCTCCCATCCGCAAACAACGCCCGACCTCTCCGACTTCTCTCTCTCCGGTTCAGGCGCCGCATTGGGCCAATACCTGTCAACCCCCAACGGCTCTAACACCGTCTACACCCGCCAGGTCACACCACTCTCCGGTTCGCCGATCATCTGGTCCGATAACCCTCCCTCCGACCTCGACTTCGGAAACAGTGCCATCTTTCTCTCTCCCGATGGCACCCTCGTCGCTGTCTCCACCGGCGCGGAGTCGTCCACATCCACCACCAGCATCTACAAAAACGGCACCCTCGCTGCTACGGTCAATGGCTATGTCGTGGGCTGGATCGACAACAACCGCGTCCTCGTAAACACCTTCGGCACGGATATTCGCCCCGAAACCTTGCCCCCATACACCGGAACAGTCATCTATGACGCCACCGGCGCGCAGCTCACCACGCTCAACGCGCTCCCGCAACTGGCCCCGGGATTGGAGGGAGCGGGCGGCTTCCTCACCGTTGACTCCAACTCGATCTACTCCTACTACTCCATCTACTCCCTTACCACCGGCGCCGTCACCTGGACCGAACCCCTTTCTCTTGGCGGAGCACAAATACAACCTCAGGTTGGTCCCTCAGCCCTCTCCGGCAACTACCTCGTATTCAACTACGGCGCCCGCATCCTCGTCGACCTGCCCTGA
- a CDS encoding Yip1 family protein → MNDVVAVDTQSGQPGLSQVERLVDTFIAPSKTFTDILRSTSWWLPFLLAVIVSIGVTFTIDRQVGFSRVAENMILDSPKQEEQIQSLPEDQRAARMHGIASFTKNISYGTPVIILLISAVGALVNWASFNFGLGARTTFGQMFCVWMYASLPRLLSGLLTLVTVMFGGNAESFNLKNPVGTNPAYFMPDAAPWLKAALGFLDVIGIWNVILLVIGTSIVAKVSRGKAAAVVVGWWALVLILSVASAAMSS, encoded by the coding sequence ATGAACGATGTCGTAGCCGTAGATACGCAGTCGGGACAGCCGGGGTTGAGCCAGGTGGAGCGCCTGGTGGATACGTTTATCGCTCCTTCGAAGACCTTCACCGATATTTTGCGGAGCACAAGCTGGTGGCTGCCGTTTCTGCTGGCGGTGATTGTGTCGATTGGGGTGACCTTCACGATCGACCGGCAGGTAGGCTTCAGCCGCGTGGCAGAGAACATGATTCTCGACAGCCCGAAACAAGAGGAGCAGATTCAGAGCCTCCCTGAGGATCAGCGTGCGGCCAGGATGCACGGCATCGCGTCGTTTACTAAGAATATCTCGTATGGGACGCCGGTGATTATTCTGCTCATCTCAGCGGTCGGGGCGCTGGTGAACTGGGCAAGCTTCAACTTCGGACTGGGCGCGCGGACGACCTTTGGCCAGATGTTCTGCGTGTGGATGTACGCGTCGCTGCCGCGGCTGTTGAGCGGGTTGCTGACACTCGTGACGGTGATGTTTGGCGGGAATGCGGAGAGCTTTAATCTGAAGAATCCGGTGGGGACCAACCCCGCCTACTTTATGCCTGACGCTGCGCCATGGCTGAAGGCTGCGCTGGGTTTTCTTGACGTGATCGGAATTTGGAATGTGATTCTGCTGGTGATTGGGACCTCGATTGTGGCGAAGGTAAGCCGCGGGAAGGCTGCGGCCGTGGTCGTAGGCTGGTGGGCACTGGTGCTGATCTTGAGCGTAGCTTCGGCGGCGATGAGCAGCTAA